AGGACAGCACCGTGCCCTCGTCGGACACCGGGACGAACTCGGTGAGCGCCGCGGCGGTGACCGGGTCGTACTCGACCGGGGGCACGTGCACGCGGCCGTCCGCGCCGCGCACGCCCTCGATGCGGCGCTCCCGCAGTCCGGCGGCGAACCGGCCGAGCACGGGCCCGAGGGAGCGGGTGTAGTCGAATGCCAGATCCAGCGGTGCGGACAGCGGTGTGCTCACGACTCGAAGTGAAACACGTTCTCGATCTGACGGCAAGACGCTCTGCCCGCGGCTTGCGCGTCAACTGGAACAGGTTCTAGATTCGGGGTTATGACCACCACACTGGAGACCATCGGCCTGTGGCGGATCGCGGCCGGGCACCCGGACCGGACGGCCGTCGTGAACCCCGACGGCGGCGAGATCGGCTACGGCGCGCTCGCCGGCAAGGCCGACGCCTACGCGCGTGGCCTGCGCGAGCTGGGCCTGGAGACCGGCGACGTGGTGGTGGTGCTGCAACCCAACGGCGCCGAGCTGCTCGCGGCCTACTTCGCCGCGCTGCAGACCGGGCTGTACGTGGTGATGGTCAACTGGCACCTGGTCGGTCCGGAGGTCGCCTACATCCTGTCCGACTCCGGTGCGAAGGCGTTCCTCGCGCACGAGCGGTTCGCCGGGGTGGCCACGGCGGCGGCGGACGAGGCCGGGATCCCGGCCGGCGCCCGGTTCGCCGTCGGCCACATCGACGGGTTCCGCGACGTGGCCGAGCTCGGCGCCGGGGGGAGCGGCCGCCCGGAGGTGCGGACGGCCGGGTCGCCGATGCTCTACACGTCGGGCACGACCGGGCGGCCCAAGGGCGTGCGCCGGCCGCTCAGCGGCGCCGATCCGGACACCGTGCCGGCCGCGTCCACGTGGTTCTTCGGCATCTTCGGTCTCGAACCGTTCGACGGGCACGTCCACCTGTGCGGTTCGCCGCTCTACCACACCGCGGTGCTGAACTTCGCGTCGATCTCGATCCAGCTCGGGCACCCGGTCGTGCTGATGGACCGGTGGGATCCGGAGGAGATGCTGCGGCTGATCGAGCGGTACCGGGTCACGCACAGCCACCTGGTGCCGACGCAGTTCCGCCGCCTGCTGGCGCTGCCGGAGGAGGTGCGGTCGCGGTACGACCTGTCGTCGCTGCGGAACATGATCCACGGCGCTGCGCCGTGCCCGCCGGAGGTCAAGCGGCGGATGCTGGAGTGGTGGGGTCCGGTGGTGACCGACTACTACGCCGCGACCGAGGGCGGCGGCACGATGATCACGGGTGAGGAGTGGCTGCGCAAGCCCGGCTCGGTGGGGCGGCCGTGGCCCGGGTCGGTGGTCAAGATCCTCGACGACGACGGCAACGAGCTGCCGCCGGGCCGGCCCGGCGCGGTGTACATGCGGATGGGGTCCTCGACGTTCGAGTACCACCGGGACGCCGAGAAGACGCGCAAGGCGCGGACCGGGGACCTGTTCACCCTCGGCGACGTGGGGTACCTGGACGAGGACGGCTACCTGTTCCTGCACGACCGCAAGAACGACATGATCATCTCCGGCGGGGTGAACATCTACCCGGCGGAGATCGAGAACGAGTTGGTCGTGCACCCGAAGGTCGCCGACGTCGCGGTGTTCGGCATCCCGCACGAGGAGTGGGGCGAGGAGATCAAGGCGGTCGTGCAGCCCGCGCCCGGCGTGGCGCCCGGGCCGGAACTGGCCGCCGAGTTGCTGGAGTGGGTGCGCGGGCGGCTGGCGAAGTTCAAGCTGCCCCGCAGCGTGGACTTCACCGAAGAACTGCCACGCGATCCCAACGGGAAGCTGTACAAGCGGAAGCTGCGCGATCCGTATTGGACGGACCGGCAGATCTGACCGCACAGTCCCGGCACAGCTTCCGCACAGCGCACGAAGAGCCACGCGGCGCAGGGCCGGGTCATGAGCGCAGGCACCCGGCTCACTGGTGCCGCCTGCCCGCGCGGTCCGGGCAGCTCGTCCGCTTCGCGGTGGTCCTGGGTGTTCCGCGTTGCGCACCCGCGCCGGGGTGGACGCCGCTGGTGGCGGCGGCGCCCACCGCGGCCACCGGCGTCAGCGGCCCTCGAACCGGGGTGTGCGCTTCTCCGTGAACGCCCGCGGGCCCTCCTTGGCGTCCGCGGACCGGAAGACCGCCAGCCCGTACCGGGCTTCCAGCTCGAACGCCTCCTCCTCGGCCATCCCCTCGGTGTCGCGGATCGTGCGCAGGATCGCCTGTACCGCGAGCGGGCCGTTGGCCGCGATCAGGTCCGCCAGCTCCAGTGCGCGGTCGAGTGCGGTCCCGTCCGGCACCACGCTGCCGATCAGCCCGATCTCCTTGGCCTCGGCCGCGGTGAGGTGCCGTCCGGTCAGTAGGATCTCCGCGGCCATCGTGTACGGGATCTGCCGCGGCAGCCGGACCGCCGAACCGCCCATCGGGAACAGGCCCCAGCGGGCCTCCGAGACACCGAAGCGCGCGCTTTCCCCGGCCACCCGGATGTCGGTGGCCTGCAGGATCTCGGTGCCGCCGGCGATGGCCGGGCCCTCCACGGCCGCGATCAGCGGCTTCGTGAGCCGGCGCCCCTTGAGGAGGCCCTCGATGCGAGCCGGGTCGAACGTGCCGCGCTCGTAGGAGTCGGCGGGGGAGTTGCGGCTCATCGACTTCAGGTCCGCGCCCGCGCAGAACGCCCCGCCCGCCCCCGTGAGCACACAGCACCGGATGTCCGGATCGCGGTCCACCCGGTCCCAGGCGCCGGTCAGGATCGCCATCATCTCGCCGCTGATCGCGTTGCGGACCTCCGGCCGGTTCAGCGTCACCACGAGCGTGTGCGCGCGTTGTTCAACCAGGGCGTGCGGCTGTGCCATGGGTACCTCCCCGCTCGGCGCCATTGCCCAAAACGATAACATGTTCTAGTTTGACTGAGTGGCTTACAACATCGCGGATCTGCTCGAGCACGCCGTCGACGCCGTGCCGGATCGCCCCGCGGTCATCTGCGGCGGGCGGCAGGTGACCTACGCCCAGCTGGACGAGCGGGCCAACCGGCTCGCGCACCACCTCGCCGCACAGGGCATCGGCCCCGGCGCGCACATAGGCGTCTATTCCCGGAACTCCGTCGAGATGATCGAGGCGATGTTCGCCGCCTACAAGCTGCGCGCCATCGCGATCAACGTCAACTACCGCTACGTGCAGGGCGAACTGGAGTACCTGTTCACCAACGCCGACCTGGTCGCGCTGGTGCACGAGCGGCAGTACGCCGACCGGGTCGCCGCGGTGCTGCCCGCCGCGCCAAAACTGAAACACGTACTAGTGATCGACGACGACAGTGACGCGGACTTCACCGGCTACGGCGGCGTCGACTACGAGACCGCGCTGGCCGCGCAGCCGCCCCACCGCGACTTCGGCGAACGCAGTTCCGACGACCTCTACATCCTCTACACCGGTGGCACCACCGGATATCCCAAGGGCGTGATGTGGCGCCACGAGGACGTCTGGCGCGCCCTCGGCGGTGGCATCGACTTCGTCACCGGCCAGTACGTCCCGGACGAGTGGGCGATGGCCGAACAGGGCAAGCAGGGCGGCATGGTCCGGCTGCCCGCCGCGCCGCTCATCCACGGCGCCGCCCAGTGGGCCGCGTTCGGCGCGATGTTCAGCGGTGGCACGGTCGTGTTCGTGCCGCAGTTCGACCCGCACCTCATCTGGCGCGAGGTCGCCCGGCACCGGGTCCAGGTGCTCACGATCGTGGGGGACGCGATGGCGCGCCCGCTGATCGAGGCCTACCACCAGGGCAGGTACGACGCGTCCTCGCTCGTGGCGGTGTCCAGCCACGCCGCACTGTTCTCCCAGCCGGTCAAGCAGGAGTACCTGCGGACCTTTCCGAACCTGGTGCTCACCGACGCCATCGGCTCGTCGGAGAGCGGTTTCACCGGCATCGGGATGGTCGCCAGGGACGCCGACCACTCCGCCGGCCCGCGGGTGAACTTCGGCAAGGACGCGGTCCTGATCGACGAGGACGACCGCGTGGTGCCCCGGGTTCCCGGTGCGACCGGCCGGATCGCGCGGCGCGGGCACGTCCCGCTGGGCTACTACAAGGACCCCGCCAAGACCGCGACGATCTTCGTCGACATCGACGGCCACCGTTACGTCGTGCCCGGCGACTACGCCCGCTACGAGTCCGACGGCACCGTCACCCTGCTCGGCCGTGGCTCGCAGTGCGTCAACACCGGTGGCGAGAAGGTGTTCCCGGAGGAGGTCGAGGGCGCGCTGAAGTCCCATCCGGACGTGTTCGACGCGCTCGTCATCGGCGTGCCGGACGGCCGGCTCGGCCAGCGGGTCGCCGCGATCGTCCAGCCGCGGCCCGGCACCGGTCTCGATCTGGGTGCCCTCGAGGCGCACGTGCGGACGAAGATCGCCGGGTACAAGGTGCCGCGCAGCGTATGGATCGTCGACGAGATCGGCCGGCTACCCAGCGGCAAGCCGGACTACCCGTGGGCGCAGCGGCACGCCGCCGGGAACCCGCCCGCCCAGCCGCAGAACGCCTGAAGGAGACCGTATGCGCACCCCGTTGTGCGAGAGGTTCGGCATCCGGTACCCGATCATCGGGTTCACCCCGTCCGAGCACGTGGCCGCCGCGATCAGCAAGGCCGGCGGCCTCGGCGTGCTCGGCTGCGTGCGCTTCAACGACGCGGACGAGCTCGACCGGGTGCTGGACTGGATGGACGCCAACACCGACGGCCGGCCCTACGGGGTGGACGTCGTCATGCCCGCGAAGATCCCCGCCGAGGGCGCCGCGGTCGACCTCGCCAGGCTGATCCCGGACGAGCACCGCGCGTTCGTCGAGCGGACCCTGCGCGAGCTGGGGGTGCCGGCCCTGCCGGAGGACACCGAGGAGCGCGCTGGCGTGCTCGGCTGGCTGCATTCGGTGGCCCGCTCGCACGTCGAGGTCGCGCTCCGGCACCCGATCAAGCTGATCGCCAACGCGCTCGGTTCCCCGCCGGCCGACGTAATCGAGCAGGCCCACGCGCACGGGGTGCCGGTCGCGGCGCTGGCCGGGAAGGCCGGGCACGCGGTGCGGCACGTGGACAACGGCGTGGACTTCGTGGTGGCGCAGGGCTACGAGGCCGGCGGGCACACCGGCGAGATCGGGTCGATGGTGCTGCTGCCGGAGATCGTCGACGCGGTCGGCGACCGGGTACCGGTGCTCGCGGCGGGCGGCATCGGCTCGGGGCGGCAGGTGGCGGCGGCACTGGCGCTCGGCGCGTCGGGCGCGTGGACCGGGTCGATCTGGCTCGCCACCGAGGAGTACCTGCGGACCATGCCCGAGTCGGCGGCCATGCAGACCGCGCTGGTCGGGGCGACCTCGTCGGACACCGTGCGGACGCGCATCTACACCGGCAAGCCCGCGCGACTGCTCAAGACGCGCTGGACGGAGGCGTGGGCGGCGCCGGACGCACCCGAACCGCTGCCGATGCCGCTGCAGAACCTGCTGGTCAGCCCCGCGCACAACCGCATCCACGCCGCAGGCGACCCGACGGTGGTGTCGATGCCGGCCGGCCAGATCATTGGCCGGATCGACCGGGTGCGCCCGGTGGCCGAGATCGTCGCCGACCTGGTCAGCGGCTACGCGGAAACCCTCACCCGCCTCGACCGGACCCGGTGACCCGCACCCACCCCCAGCGCCGTGTTCGCCGCCCGGCGCGCTGTGTTTGCCGCTGCGGGCGGTGAGTTGGCCGGTCAGCGCCCGGTGCGGTGGCGCGAGGTGACGAACCACGCCACCACACCGACCGCCAGCACCACGACGCCGCTGATCACCGACGCGACCGGCAGGCTGAACGCGAGCACCACGCACCCGGCCAGGCCCACCGCCGGCACCACCCGCCGCTTGCGCAGCGTCCACGCGCTCGCGTTCGCGATGGCGTAGTAGGTCAGCACCGCGAACGAGGAGAACCCGATCGCGCCGCGCAGGTCGGTCACCAGCACCAGCGCGGCCACCACCACGCCGATCGTCACCTCCGCCCGGTGCGGCACGGCGAAGCGCGGGTGCACGGCCGCCAGGGGAGCGGGCAGGTGCCCGTCCCGGGCCATCGCGAACGTCGTCCGGGACACGCCGAGCACCAGCGCCAGCAGCGAGCCCAGCGCGGCCAGCGCCGCCCCGGCCCGGACCACCGGCGTCAGGGCCGCCCACGACGTGCCCGCGAGCGCGGCCGCGATCGGGTCCGGAGTGGACGCCAGGCGCGCCGGTCCGAGTTGCCGCAGCAGGAAAACGGCCACCACCGCGTACACGACGAGCGTGATGCCGAGCGCGATCGGGACGGCCCGCGGGATGGTGCGTGCCGGGTCCCGCACCTCTTCGCCGAGCGTGGCGATGCGGGCGTACCCGGCGAACGCGAAGAACAGCAGTCCGGCGGACTGGAGCACCCCGCCGGCGGGCGCCGCCGGGGTCAGTGGCGCCGCCGCGGGGGCACCGGCGACCGCCATCGCCAGCACCGACCCGGCCAGCACGACGAGCGTGATCGTCACGATGACCTTGGTGACCGTCACCGACCGCTGCACTCCGCGGTAGTTGAGCGCGGTCAGCGCCAGGACGGCGGCTGCCGCGATCAGCGACTGCGCCGGCCGCCCCGCGCCGGGTGCGACGTAGGACGCGACCGTCAGGGCCATCGCCGCACAGCTCGCCGTCTTGCCGACGACGAAACCCCATCCGGCGAGGTAGCCCCAGAACGCGCCGAGCCGTTCCCGCCCGTAGACGTAGGTCCCGCCGGACGTGGGGTACCGCGCGGCCAGCCGGGCCGAGGAGGTGGCGTTGCAGTAGGCGACCACCGCGGCCAGCGCGAGCCCGAGAAGCAAGCCGGTGCCCGCGGCGCGCGCGGCCGGCGCGAAGGCCGCGAACACCCCGGCCCCGATCATCGAGCCGAGCCCGATCACCACCGCATCGCCGGTGCCGAGGCGTCGCTCCAGTCGTGTCACGGGGCGACCGTAACCGACCGGCGCCCCACGGGGCCGGTTCGTCACCGGATGTTCGGCGGCCGTTCGAGCCCGGCCAGCTTGCGCCGCAGCACCTCCCGTTCCCGGTCGTTGCCGCACAGCTCCACGGCTCGCGCCAGCTCGGCTCGCGCCTCCCCGGGCCGGCCCAGCCGGGTGAGCAGCTCCCCGCGCACCGTCGGCAGCAGGTGCGATCCGCGCAGCGCGCCCGCTGCCGCCAGCGAGTCCACGATCGGCAGTGCCGCCGCCGGCCCGCGCGCCATCGACACCGCCACCGCGCGGTTGACCTCCACCACCGGTGACGGCGCGAGCCGCCCGAGCGCCTCGTACAGGAGCACCACCCGCTCCCAGTTCGTCTCGGCGACCGACGGCGCGACCGCGTGGCACTCGGCGATCGCCGCCTGCAGGCCGTACGCCCCCAGCCCGCGGCCCGCCGCCCCGGCCCGGGCCAGTGCCGCCCGGCCGCGCTGGATCGCCGAGCGGTCCCAGCGGCGGCGGTCCTGGTCCTCCAGCAGCACCGGCTCGCCGTCCGGTCCGGTGCGCGCCGGGAACCGCGCCGCGGTCAGCTCCAGCAACGCCAGCAACCCGTGCACCTCGGGCTCGCCGGGCACCAGGCGCGACAGCACGCGGGCGAGGCGCTGGGCCTCTCCGGCGAGGTCGAACCGGATCAGGTCGCTGCCCGAGCTGGCCGACGAGCCCTCGGTGAAGATCAGGTAGATCACGTTGAGCACCGAGCCGAGCCGCTCGGCCCGTTCCTGCGGCGGCGGGACCTCGAACGGCACCTGCGCCGCGGCGAGGGCCTTCTTCGCCCGGGTGATCCGGGCCTGCACGGTGGCGGTCGGCGTCAGGACCGCCCGCGCGATCTCGTCGCTGGTCAGCCCGCCCACCACGCGCAGGGTCAGCGTCAGCCGGGCCTCCCGCGACAGCACCGGGTGGCACGCGACGAACATCAGCGCGAGCACGTCGTCGTCGATCTGGTCCGGGTCCCAGTCGCCGGTGACGGCGTCCTCCCGCAGGTCGTTCGCGAGGACGGCGTACTTGGCGTCCAGCGCGGCGCGGCGGCGGAACACGTCCACGGCGCGGCGCCGGCCCACGGTGTGCAGCCACCCGGCGGGATTGCGGGGGACGCCTTCCCGCGGCCAGGTCACGAGTGCCTCGGCCAGCGCCTCCTGCGCGAGGTCCTCGGCCAGCGCGAAATCGCCGGTGTAGCGCGCGAGCGCACCGACGATCCGCGCCGACTCGATCCGCCAGATGGCGGCCACCGCATCCCGCTCGGTCATCTCAGAGCTGGCCGGTCGCCTCGCGCCACGCACGCTCCTTCTGGATCCACTCGTTGTCCTGCGGGAACTCGTCGATCGTGGTCACGCGCCGGATCTCGGTCTTGAAGCCCTTGCCCTTGATCGGCGAGCGCTTGGCCCATTCGATCGCTTCCTCCTTCGAGGCCACGTTGAGGATGTAGAAGCCGCCGAACAGCTCCTTCGTCTCCCCGTACGGGCCGTCCGTCACCACCGGCGGCTCGGTGGAGAAGTCGACCACCACGCCCTCGTTCGCGTCGTCGAGCCCTTCGGCGGCCACCAGCACCCCGGCCCGGATCAGCTCCTGGTTGTACCGGCCGGTGAGCTCGAGCATCTCGGTGAAGTCGACGTTGCCCAGGTTCGCGAACGCCTCGTCGGTGGCCCGCCAGATGAGCATGAACTTCATGGTGGTTCTCCCTCGATGTCCGGGTTCGGTCGAACCCTCTCACCCCTGAGTCGAACGGGGAAAGGACCGGATCGACATCGCCCGCGGAAATTTTCGTGCAACCGGACCGCCGGGTCGTTCCGTCTGGGCAGGCATGAGGTGGCGCGCGACGACGTGCGGGCTTGGGCTGGTCCTCCTGGTGGCCGCGGCCTGCGGCGGGCAGACCGGCACCGGCGGCCCGGCCGGCAGCCCGCCCGGTGGCGGGGCCACATCCACCGCGCCGGTGGCGCCGTCCGCACCGGCCACCCGCGTGCCACCGGCGCTGCCCGGCGGCCCGCGCGAGATGCAACCACCCGCCGGGGTCACCCCGGTGCCGGCCGGCCGGGTGGACGCTTCGGCGCTGCCCGCGGACTTCCCCCGCGAGGTGTACGTCAGCGCCGACGGCAGGCAGCTGTTCGTCCGCGCCGAGGAGGGCGGGTGCGGGCGTGCCGCCGCGGAGCTGACCGGGCAGGACGCGCAGCGGGTGGTGGTCACCCTGGTGGAGAGCAAGAGCAACCTGGCCGGCCAGATGTGCACGATGGACCTGCGGTACCCGGTGGTCTCGGTGACCCTGTCCGCTCCGCTGAACGAGCGGACCGTCGTGCTCAAGAGCGCCAAGCGAGGTTACTGACCGGTAGGATGCGCGGCATGACGCAACGCCAGGTCGCGGCCACCCGCACGGTCGCGGCGCCCCCGGAGAAGATCTTCGAGCTGCTCACCGACCCGTCGAAGCACCCGCTGATCGACGGATCCGGCACGGTGCTCGCAGCGCGGCACGACGGGCCGGAGCGGCTCACGCTCGGCTCCCGGTTCGGCATGGACATGAAGATGGGCGCGAGCTACCGCATCCGGAACACGGTCGTCGAGTTCGAGGAGAACCGGCTGATCGCCTGGCGGCACTTCAACGGGCACCGCTGGCGGTGGCGGCTCGACCCCCGTCCGGACGGGGCCACCGACGTCACCGAGACCTTCGACTGGTCCACGGCGCGCCTTCCGCTGCTGATCGACCTCAGCTTCTTCCCGCGCAAGAACCGGCAGGCGATCGAGAAGACCCTGGACCGGCTGGTGCGGATGTTCGAGGCCTGAGCGCGGGGGTGTGGCCTACTTCGCGGCCCGCGGTGCGTAGCGCGCACCACACCAGAGCGTGGGGGAGCACGCGCAGGCGGTAACGTCAAGGGCCCGAATTGCCTGCGAGGGAGCCCGAGTGACCACCACCACCTTCCAGTACACCGACGTGCTGCCGCTGGGTCCGGACCACGAGACCGAATACCGGCTCGTGACGGCCGAGGGCGTCCGGGTAGTCGAGGCCGCCGGTCGGAAGTTCCTGGAAGTCGACCCCGGCGCGCTGACGAAGCTCGCCCGGACCGCGATCACCGACATCCAGCACCTGCTGCGCTCGTCGCACCTGGCGCAGCTGCGGGCGATCGTCGACGACCCCGAAGCCAGCGGCAACGACCGCTTCGTCGCGATGGACCTGCTGCGCAACGCGGCCATCTCGGCCGGCGGGGTGCTGCCGATGTGCCAGGACACCGGCACGGCGATCGTCATCGGCAAGCGCAGCCAGGGGGTGCTCACCGGCGGCAACGACGAGCAGGCCCTGGCGCGCGGCATCTTCGACGCCTACCAGGAGCTGAACCTGCGCTACTCGCAGATGGCGCCGGTCTCCTTCTGGGAGGAGAAGAACACCGGGACGAACCTGCCCGCGCAGATCGAGCTGTACCACAAGGACGGCGCGGGCGACCCGAGCTACGAGTTCCTGTTCATGGCCAAAGGCGGCGGCTCGGCCAACAAGACCTTCCTCTACCAGGAGACCAAGGCCGTCCTGAACCCCAAGCGGCTGGCGAAGTTCCTGGACGAGAAGCTGCGCAGCCTCGGGACCGCGGCCTGCCCGCCGTACCACCTGGCGATCGTGGTCGGCGGCATGTCGGCCGAGTACAACCTCAAGGTCGCCAAGCTCGCCTCGGCCCGCTATCTGGACAACCTGCCGCGCGAGGGCTCGCCACTGGGCCACGGCTTCCGGGACACCGACCTGGAGCAGCAGGTGCTGGAAATGACCCGGCAGTTCGGCATCGGCGCCCAGTTCGGCGGCAAGTACTTCTGCCACGACGTGCGGGTCATCCGGCTGCCCCGGCACGGCGCATCCTGCCCGGTCGGCATCGCGGTGTCCTGCTCCGCCGACCGGCAGGCCAAGGCGAAGATCACCGCGGACGGCGTGTTCATCGAGCAGCTCGAACGCGACCCGGCGCGTTTCCTGCCGGACGTCACCACCGAGGACCTGTCCGACGAGGTGGTGCAGGTCGACCTGAACCGCCCGATGGACGAGATCCGCGCGCAGCTGTCGTCGCTGCCGGTCAAGACCCGGCTGTCGCTGACCGGTCCGCTCGTGGTGGCGCGGGACATCGCGCACGCGAAGATCGCGGAGCGTCTGGAGGCAGGCGAGGAGATGCCGCAGTACCTGCGCGACCACCCGGTCTACTACGCCGGCCCGGCGAAGACTCCGGACGGGTACGCGTCCGGCTCGTTCGGCCCGACCACCGCGGGCCGCATGGATTCCTACGTGGAGCAGTTCCAGGCGGCCGGCGGGTCGATGGTCATGCTCGCCAAGGGCAACCGGTCCAAGCAGGTCACCGCCTCCTGCCAGCGGCACGGCGGGTTCTACCTGGGTTCGATCGGCGGCCCGGCGGCGCGGCTGGCGCAGGACTGCATCAAGAAGGTCGAGGTGCTGGAGTACCCGGAGCTGGGCATGGAAGCCGTGTGGAAGATCGAGGTCGAGGACTTCCCGGCGTTCATCGTCATCGACGACAAGGGCAACGACTTCTTCGCCGAGACGTCGGAGCCCGTGCTGCAGATCAGCTTCCGCTCCTAGCGCCGGTGTGCCCCGGAAAAGTCGGAAGGCCGGGCCCACCCCGACGGACCCGACCTTCCGGGGCAAGCGGCCGGGAGCGCAGGGCACCCCGCCGCGAAGTTCTACCGAACACAGGACGTGGCGAAGCCGCGACACGTTGCTTCCACGGTGACGTGACCTGTGTCATAGGTCAACGCTGCCGATCGGGTAGTCCGTGGAGCACCGGGACCACGCCGCGTGGCGGAGTGGCCCCGGTGTACCGGGCACGGTCAGCTGGCGTAGGCGCGCAGCCGCTCGGCGCGCTCGCCCTGGCGCAGCTTCGACATGACCTCGCGCTCGATCTGGCGGACCCGCTCGCGGGACAACCCGAAGTGCTTGCCGATCTGGTCGAGGGTGCGCGGCTGGCCGTCGTCGAGGCCGTAGCGCATCCGGATCACCTGCTGCTCCCGCTCGTCGAGGGTGGCCAGCACCCGGCGCAGGTCGTCCTGCAGCAGGCCGGAGATGACGGCGCTCTCGGCGTCGGTGGCCTCGGAGTCCTCGATGAAGTCGCCCAGCGGGGCGTCCTCGTCGGTGCCGACCGGCATGTCCAGGCTCACCGGGTCACGCGCGTGGTCGAGCAGGTCGGCCACCTTGTCCACCGGGATCCCGGACTCGGCGGCCAGCTCCTCGTTGGTGGCCTCCCGGCCGAGCTGCTGGTGCAGGTCGCGCTTGATCCGGGCCAGCTTGTTGACCTGCTCCACCAGGTGCACCGGCAGCCGGATGGTGCGGCCCTGGTCGGCCATCCCGCGGGTGATGGCCTGGCGGATCCACCACGTCGCGTAGGTCGAGAACTTGAACCCCTTGGAGTAGTCGAACTTCTCCACCGCGCGGATCAGACCCAGGTTCCCCTCCTGGATCAGGTCGAGCAGCGGCATCCCCCGGCCGGTGTAGCGCTTGGCCAGCGACACGACCAGTCGCAGGTTGGCCTCCAGCAGGTGGTTCTTCGCCTGGTGGCCGTCGCGCACCAGCGCCTCGAGCTCCTTGCGGCGCTGCGCGCTCAGCTTCGGCGCGGTGTCGAGCATGTGCTGCGCGAACACCCCCGCCTCGATGCGCTTGGCGAGCTCGACCTCGTCGGCGGCCGACAGCAGCGCGGTCTTGCCGATCCCGTTGAGGTACACCCGCACGAGGTCCGCGGCCGGGCCCTGGGCGTCGAGATCCGCGTCGAGGTTCGGCGAAGGGCGTACGCTGGACTCGACGGGCTCGATTTCGGGCTCGGGGACCTCACGAGTCGGGCGCTCGAGAGTTTGTACTGACATGTTCTGCCTCCCCGGTCACGGGCGGACACGTTCGGTGCGTCACACCGGCTCCTGCGCCGCGTGGGTGAATCCTGTGGAGTGCTCCACCCCCGCGTGCCCAGCTCGTCGGCTGGACATTGGTTCCAACGCCGGTCGTTGCCGAAACGTTCCCGCCTCCTCCACTTCGAAGACGGCGGGACACCGGGCCGGGT
The sequence above is a segment of the Amycolatopsis viridis genome. Coding sequences within it:
- a CDS encoding acyl-CoA synthetase; translation: MTTTLETIGLWRIAAGHPDRTAVVNPDGGEIGYGALAGKADAYARGLRELGLETGDVVVVLQPNGAELLAAYFAALQTGLYVVMVNWHLVGPEVAYILSDSGAKAFLAHERFAGVATAAADEAGIPAGARFAVGHIDGFRDVAELGAGGSGRPEVRTAGSPMLYTSGTTGRPKGVRRPLSGADPDTVPAASTWFFGIFGLEPFDGHVHLCGSPLYHTAVLNFASISIQLGHPVVLMDRWDPEEMLRLIERYRVTHSHLVPTQFRRLLALPEEVRSRYDLSSLRNMIHGAAPCPPEVKRRMLEWWGPVVTDYYAATEGGGTMITGEEWLRKPGSVGRPWPGSVVKILDDDGNELPPGRPGAVYMRMGSSTFEYHRDAEKTRKARTGDLFTLGDVGYLDEDGYLFLHDRKNDMIISGGVNIYPAEIENELVVHPKVADVAVFGIPHEEWGEEIKAVVQPAPGVAPGPELAAELLEWVRGRLAKFKLPRSVDFTEELPRDPNGKLYKRKLRDPYWTDRQI
- a CDS encoding crotonase/enoyl-CoA hydratase family protein; amino-acid sequence: MAQPHALVEQRAHTLVVTLNRPEVRNAISGEMMAILTGAWDRVDRDPDIRCCVLTGAGGAFCAGADLKSMSRNSPADSYERGTFDPARIEGLLKGRRLTKPLIAAVEGPAIAGGTEILQATDIRVAGESARFGVSEARWGLFPMGGSAVRLPRQIPYTMAAEILLTGRHLTAAEAKEIGLIGSVVPDGTALDRALELADLIAANGPLAVQAILRTIRDTEGMAEEEAFELEARYGLAVFRSADAKEGPRAFTEKRTPRFEGR
- a CDS encoding acyl-CoA synthetase, whose amino-acid sequence is MAYNIADLLEHAVDAVPDRPAVICGGRQVTYAQLDERANRLAHHLAAQGIGPGAHIGVYSRNSVEMIEAMFAAYKLRAIAINVNYRYVQGELEYLFTNADLVALVHERQYADRVAAVLPAAPKLKHVLVIDDDSDADFTGYGGVDYETALAAQPPHRDFGERSSDDLYILYTGGTTGYPKGVMWRHEDVWRALGGGIDFVTGQYVPDEWAMAEQGKQGGMVRLPAAPLIHGAAQWAAFGAMFSGGTVVFVPQFDPHLIWREVARHRVQVLTIVGDAMARPLIEAYHQGRYDASSLVAVSSHAALFSQPVKQEYLRTFPNLVLTDAIGSSESGFTGIGMVARDADHSAGPRVNFGKDAVLIDEDDRVVPRVPGATGRIARRGHVPLGYYKDPAKTATIFVDIDGHRYVVPGDYARYESDGTVTLLGRGSQCVNTGGEKVFPEEVEGALKSHPDVFDALVIGVPDGRLGQRVAAIVQPRPGTGLDLGALEAHVRTKIAGYKVPRSVWIVDEIGRLPSGKPDYPWAQRHAAGNPPAQPQNA
- a CDS encoding NAD(P)H-dependent flavin oxidoreductase, producing the protein MRTPLCERFGIRYPIIGFTPSEHVAAAISKAGGLGVLGCVRFNDADELDRVLDWMDANTDGRPYGVDVVMPAKIPAEGAAVDLARLIPDEHRAFVERTLRELGVPALPEDTEERAGVLGWLHSVARSHVEVALRHPIKLIANALGSPPADVIEQAHAHGVPVAALAGKAGHAVRHVDNGVDFVVAQGYEAGGHTGEIGSMVLLPEIVDAVGDRVPVLAAGGIGSGRQVAAALALGASGAWTGSIWLATEEYLRTMPESAAMQTALVGATSSDTVRTRIYTGKPARLLKTRWTEAWAAPDAPEPLPMPLQNLLVSPAHNRIHAAGDPTVVSMPAGQIIGRIDRVRPVAEIVADLVSGYAETLTRLDRTR
- a CDS encoding APC family permease, whose translation is MERRLGTGDAVVIGLGSMIGAGVFAAFAPAARAAGTGLLLGLALAAVVAYCNATSSARLAARYPTSGGTYVYGRERLGAFWGYLAGWGFVVGKTASCAAMALTVASYVAPGAGRPAQSLIAAAAVLALTALNYRGVQRSVTVTKVIVTITLVVLAGSVLAMAVAGAPAAAPLTPAAPAGGVLQSAGLLFFAFAGYARIATLGEEVRDPARTIPRAVPIALGITLVVYAVVAVFLLRQLGPARLASTPDPIAAALAGTSWAALTPVVRAGAALAALGSLLALVLGVSRTTFAMARDGHLPAPLAAVHPRFAVPHRAEVTIGVVVAALVLVTDLRGAIGFSSFAVLTYYAIANASAWTLRKRRVVPAVGLAGCVVLAFSLPVASVISGVVVLAVGVVAWFVTSRHRTGR
- a CDS encoding RNA polymerase sigma factor — encoded protein: MTERDAVAAIWRIESARIVGALARYTGDFALAEDLAQEALAEALVTWPREGVPRNPAGWLHTVGRRRAVDVFRRRAALDAKYAVLANDLREDAVTGDWDPDQIDDDVLALMFVACHPVLSREARLTLTLRVVGGLTSDEIARAVLTPTATVQARITRAKKALAAAQVPFEVPPPQERAERLGSVLNVIYLIFTEGSSASSGSDLIRFDLAGEAQRLARVLSRLVPGEPEVHGLLALLELTAARFPARTGPDGEPVLLEDQDRRRWDRSAIQRGRAALARAGAAGRGLGAYGLQAAIAECHAVAPSVAETNWERVVLLYEALGRLAPSPVVEVNRAVAVSMARGPAAALPIVDSLAAAGALRGSHLLPTVRGELLTRLGRPGEARAELARAVELCGNDREREVLRRKLAGLERPPNIR
- a CDS encoding YciI family protein, which produces MKFMLIWRATDEAFANLGNVDFTEMLELTGRYNQELIRAGVLVAAEGLDDANEGVVVDFSTEPPVVTDGPYGETKELFGGFYILNVASKEEAIEWAKRSPIKGKGFKTEIRRVTTIDEFPQDNEWIQKERAWREATGQL